In one Streptomyces sp. NBC_01288 genomic region, the following are encoded:
- a CDS encoding ABC transporter ATP-binding protein — protein sequence MTSTPVHTATAGLVLSGLTKTLGGRTVVSGLDLHVEPGEMVCLLGPSGCGKTTTLRMAAGFLTPDWGRVEIGGTDYAAVPPERRPTAMVFQNYALWPHMTVRQNIGFGLKMHRVPRAEADRRVTEALELVGLAHHADSRPAHISGGEQQRTALARALALRPQLLLLDEPLSNLDAKLRERVREEIRDIQQRLGITTLFVTHDQDEALSIADRIAVMNAGRIEQYASPDELYRTPATLFTAEFVGSLNRLDDAVAAPGTVRLGQVTLPCAELTGPAGSGLTVGIRPEEVRLDGTSEGAAARVEKVLPRGHFTEVVVELEGGPRLRSYVSGATAPARGEVVRVRVGQALSYAVSPAVETEAAEAA from the coding sequence GTGACCAGCACCCCTGTTCACACGGCCACCGCCGGACTCGTACTGTCCGGCCTCACCAAGACCCTCGGCGGCAGGACGGTCGTCTCCGGCCTGGATCTGCATGTCGAACCCGGCGAGATGGTCTGCCTGTTGGGCCCGTCGGGCTGCGGCAAGACCACGACCCTGCGGATGGCGGCCGGGTTCCTGACCCCGGACTGGGGCCGGGTCGAGATCGGCGGCACGGACTACGCCGCCGTACCGCCCGAGCGCCGCCCCACCGCGATGGTGTTCCAGAACTACGCCCTGTGGCCGCACATGACGGTACGTCAGAACATCGGCTTCGGCCTGAAGATGCACAGGGTGCCGCGCGCGGAGGCCGACCGCCGGGTCACCGAGGCGCTGGAACTGGTCGGCCTCGCCCACCACGCCGACAGCCGCCCGGCGCACATCTCGGGCGGCGAACAGCAACGCACGGCGCTGGCAAGGGCGTTGGCCCTGCGCCCCCAACTCCTCCTCCTGGACGAGCCGTTGTCCAACCTGGACGCCAAACTGCGCGAGCGGGTCCGCGAGGAGATCAGGGACATCCAGCAACGCCTCGGCATCACCACCCTGTTCGTCACCCACGACCAGGACGAGGCGCTCAGCATCGCCGATCGCATCGCGGTCATGAACGCCGGCCGCATCGAGCAGTACGCGTCCCCGGACGAGCTGTACCGCACCCCGGCCACGCTGTTCACCGCCGAGTTCGTCGGCAGCCTCAACCGCCTGGACGACGCCGTCGCCGCACCGGGCACAGTACGGCTCGGCCAAGTCACCCTGCCGTGCGCGGAGTTGACCGGCCCGGCGGGGTCGGGACTGACGGTCGGCATCCGCCCGGAGGAAGTACGCCTGGACGGCACATCCGAAGGAGCCGCCGCCCGCGTCGAGAAGGTGCTCCCTCGCGGCCACTTCACCGAGGTGGTCGTGGAGTTGGAGGGCGGCCCGCGTCTGCGGTCGTACGTCTCCGGCGCTACGGCACCCGCGCGCGGCGAGGTCGTACGGGTGAGGGTCGGACAGGCCCTGTCGTACGCGGTCTCCCCCGCCGTAGAGACAGAAGCGGCGGAGGCGGCGTGA
- a CDS encoding ABC transporter permease → MTAAAVVRRAGGAVLAALLALFILGPLLWLLPHAFADTWRYPDLLPQGWTLRWWTAVADNPDLVAAVRWSFVFAPVVTLLSAVICLPAAYAFARRDFPGRRFFLVALFSVNAFPKIGLYAAMASLFYTLNLMTTFWGVVVVQLLGTVVFMTWLPAAAFAAVPRSLEEAARDAGAGPLTVFWRVTLPLARPGILVALIMSFLAAFDEAQGTLLVGAPTYTTMPTAMYSMVTNYPEGVAAVFSLLLSVPSVLLMLGVRRHIMGGHLAEGFQLR, encoded by the coding sequence ATGACCGCCGCGGCCGTGGTCCGTCGCGCGGGCGGTGCCGTACTGGCCGCGCTGCTCGCCCTGTTCATCCTGGGCCCGTTGCTGTGGCTGCTCCCCCACGCCTTCGCGGACACCTGGCGCTACCCCGACCTGCTTCCGCAGGGCTGGACCCTGCGCTGGTGGACGGCGGTCGCGGACAACCCGGACCTGGTGGCGGCGGTGCGCTGGAGCTTCGTGTTCGCGCCGGTGGTGACACTCCTCTCGGCGGTGATCTGCCTGCCCGCCGCGTACGCGTTCGCCCGCCGCGACTTCCCCGGGCGCCGGTTCTTCCTGGTGGCGCTGTTCTCCGTCAACGCGTTCCCGAAGATCGGCCTGTACGCGGCGATGGCGTCCCTCTTCTACACGTTGAACCTGATGACGACGTTCTGGGGCGTGGTCGTCGTGCAGTTGCTGGGCACGGTCGTCTTCATGACCTGGCTGCCGGCTGCTGCGTTCGCCGCGGTGCCGCGCAGTCTGGAGGAAGCCGCCCGGGACGCGGGCGCGGGTCCGCTGACCGTCTTCTGGCGGGTCACCCTGCCGCTCGCCCGCCCCGGCATCCTCGTGGCACTGATCATGTCGTTCCTGGCCGCGTTCGACGAGGCCCAGGGCACCCTGCTGGTCGGCGCGCCCACGTACACCACCATGCCCACCGCGATGTACAGCATGGTCACCAACTACCCCGAGGGCGTCGCCGCGGTCTTCTCCCTCCTGCTGTCCGTGCCGTCCGTCCTGCTGATGCTCGGCGTACGGCGGCACATCATGGGCGGCCATCTCGCGGAAGGGTTCCAACTGCGGTGA
- a CDS encoding ABC transporter permease produces the protein MVLPPLLVVALFVGIPVVSGVLYTLGHFGGLNSVIASIGLHQHPADHWWGTLAAYREVLTSDTFLRSLTVTVEVTLASVVAVFALGLAVALYARMSGGRTARLVTALAVTPLFLPAVIGSYAILTFYAGDGALTTMAHALGWSSAPRLSYTTWGVIVGQVWTNLPFAVLVLTSGLAAVPDALIEAARDAGARPAQVVLRVLLPMTSVPAVITATFTTIAVLGSFTVPYLVGPTAPTMLGVQLANAFQSFNQPQQSLVTAVVVFALASVVGVAYVRSNVRETRRAASVTR, from the coding sequence ATGGTGCTGCCGCCCCTCCTGGTCGTCGCCCTCTTCGTCGGCATCCCGGTGGTCTCCGGAGTCCTGTACACCCTCGGCCACTTCGGCGGCCTCAACTCCGTCATCGCCTCCATCGGCCTGCACCAGCACCCCGCCGACCACTGGTGGGGCACCCTGGCCGCCTACCGCGAGGTCCTGACCAGCGACACCTTCCTGCGCAGCCTGACCGTCACCGTCGAGGTGACGCTGGCGAGCGTGGTGGCCGTCTTCGCGCTCGGGCTCGCCGTCGCGCTGTACGCCCGCATGTCCGGCGGCCGAACTGCCCGCCTGGTCACCGCACTTGCGGTCACTCCGCTCTTCCTGCCCGCGGTCATCGGCTCGTACGCGATCCTCACCTTCTACGCCGGCGACGGCGCCCTCACCACCATGGCGCACGCGCTGGGCTGGTCCTCCGCACCCCGGCTGAGCTACACGACATGGGGCGTGATCGTCGGCCAGGTGTGGACCAACCTCCCTTTCGCCGTGCTGGTGTTGACCTCGGGTCTGGCCGCCGTACCGGACGCGCTGATCGAGGCCGCCCGTGACGCCGGGGCCCGCCCCGCGCAGGTCGTGCTGCGTGTCCTGCTGCCGATGACGAGCGTGCCCGCGGTCATCACGGCCACGTTCACCACCATCGCGGTGCTCGGCAGCTTCACCGTGCCCTACCTCGTCGGGCCGACCGCGCCGACCATGCTCGGGGTCCAACTCGCCAACGCCTTCCAGTCGTTCAACCAACCGCAGCAGTCGCTGGTGACGGCAGTCGTCGTCTTCGCGCTCGCCTCGGTGGTGGGTGTGGCGTACGTCCGCTCCAACGTCCGCGAGACCCGGCGCGCCGCGTCGGTGACGCGGTGA
- a CDS encoding extracellular solute-binding protein produces MPIRTLDRSLAASPRPTRLPRSTRPARSAAALLCAAALTMAASACSSSSSSSTSVGGAAAHHLTAYVSGDTNIQKLWEDIVVPAFEKANPGYQVKVVFSAHGTADATTLAKLQAAAKTGRDPGYDLMESSVTLNAATAGLLTKVSAKNVPGLKDVDSALLGPVANSAVPYRGSSVVLAYDATKVKTPPKTYDGLISWIKANPGKFAYNSPASGGSGGSFVETTLDRHLDATTLKTFQDGYDASLESKWDPGFKELKALNKDVYGKGVYPNGNQAVLDLLAKGQIELAPVWSDQYLSGIQNHTLNSGIKFTQISDPTFTGGASYLGILKSSKKQTAALKLADFFLQAEQQDAIVKQLGAYPVIPASELPAATAARFNGVDVGNLRAGYSGQTSSDMNNLWQQKVPGQ; encoded by the coding sequence ATGCCCATCCGGACCCTTGACCGTTCCCTCGCCGCCTCGCCTCGGCCCACTCGACTCCCCCGGTCGACCCGGCCCGCGCGGAGTGCCGCCGCGCTGCTGTGCGCCGCCGCCCTCACCATGGCCGCTTCCGCCTGCTCCTCGTCGTCCTCCTCGTCCACCTCCGTCGGCGGAGCCGCCGCCCATCACCTCACCGCCTACGTCAGCGGTGACACGAACATCCAGAAGTTGTGGGAGGACATCGTTGTCCCGGCCTTCGAGAAGGCCAATCCCGGTTACCAGGTCAAGGTCGTCTTCTCCGCGCACGGCACCGCCGACGCCACCACGCTCGCCAAGCTCCAGGCCGCCGCGAAGACCGGCCGCGACCCCGGCTACGACCTCATGGAGTCGTCCGTCACCCTCAACGCGGCCACCGCCGGTCTGCTCACCAAGGTGTCGGCGAAGAACGTGCCGGGACTCAAGGACGTCGACTCCGCCCTGCTCGGTCCGGTGGCCAACTCGGCCGTGCCGTACCGCGGTTCATCGGTCGTGCTGGCGTACGACGCGACGAAGGTGAAGACGCCGCCGAAGACGTACGACGGCCTGATCTCCTGGATCAAGGCCAACCCGGGCAAGTTCGCGTACAACAGCCCGGCCAGTGGCGGTTCCGGGGGCTCTTTCGTCGAGACGACGCTCGACCGGCACCTCGACGCGACGACGCTGAAGACCTTCCAGGACGGCTACGACGCCTCTCTCGAATCCAAGTGGGACCCGGGGTTCAAGGAGTTGAAGGCCCTGAACAAGGACGTCTACGGCAAGGGCGTCTACCCGAACGGCAATCAGGCCGTGCTCGACCTGCTCGCCAAGGGGCAGATCGAGCTGGCCCCGGTCTGGTCGGACCAGTACCTGTCGGGCATCCAGAACCACACCCTGAACTCCGGCATCAAGTTCACCCAGATATCGGACCCGACGTTCACCGGCGGCGCCTCCTACCTCGGCATCCTCAAGTCGAGCAAGAAGCAGACCGCGGCCCTGAAGCTGGCCGACTTCTTCCTCCAGGCCGAGCAACAAGACGCGATCGTCAAGCAGTTGGGCGCCTACCCGGTGATCCCGGCGAGCGAGCTGCCCGCGGCGACGGCCGCCCGGTTCAACGGCGTCGACGTCGGCAACCTGCGTGCCGGTTACTCCGGCCAGACCAGCAGCGACATGAACAACCTGTGGCAGCAGAAGGTGCCCGGTCAGTGA
- a CDS encoding TetR/AcrR family transcriptional regulator: MATRTGRSQRRTEALSRERIVEAAVELLDAVGEDGLTFRTLTERLATGPGAIYWHVANKGELLGAATDAVVAAALAIEPADSPDTPQDGIRAVALGLFDAIEEHPWLATQLATQISHSPWGPVAPRLFESIGRQVRALGVPEAGWFTATSALMHYILGAAGQNAANTVSAGTLGPDVDRAQFLDAVSTAWEELDPDDYPFTRAVADQVRGHDDREQFLAGIDLVLAGVTTLHPMNG, translated from the coding sequence CGTCGAGCTGCTCGACGCGGTCGGCGAGGACGGGCTGACGTTCCGGACGCTGACCGAGCGCCTGGCCACCGGGCCCGGGGCGATCTACTGGCACGTGGCGAACAAGGGTGAACTGCTCGGCGCCGCCACCGACGCCGTCGTCGCCGCGGCCTTGGCCATTGAGCCCGCCGATTCTCCGGACACGCCACAGGACGGGATCCGCGCCGTCGCGCTCGGCCTGTTCGACGCGATCGAGGAACACCCGTGGCTCGCCACGCAGCTCGCGACGCAGATCTCCCACAGCCCCTGGGGGCCGGTGGCGCCGCGGCTCTTCGAGAGCATCGGCCGGCAGGTCCGCGCGCTGGGTGTGCCCGAGGCAGGCTGGTTCACCGCGACCTCGGCGTTGATGCACTACATCCTCGGCGCCGCCGGCCAGAACGCCGCGAACACCGTGAGCGCCGGCACTCTCGGGCCCGACGTGGACCGCGCCCAGTTCCTGGACGCCGTGTCGACGGCCTGGGAGGAACTCGACCCCGACGACTACCCGTTCACCCGGGCCGTCGCGGACCAGGTGCGCGGGCACGACGACCGCGAGCAGTTCCTCGCCGGGATCGACCTCGTCCTCGCAGGCGTCACCACTCTCCACCCGATGAACGGTTAG